In Polycladomyces subterraneus, the genomic stretch GCCCGCCTCCGACACATGCCGTCAACAAGCCGAGCTTCGCATCAGTGCGTTTCATCTCGTACAGCAACTTCGTTGCCAAAATCGCGCCGGTCGCCGCAATCGGATGTCCGTGTGCAATAGCACCGCCGTTGACGTTGAGCCTCTCCGGATCAAAGTGAAGCTCCCGGTCGCAGGCCAATACCTGTGCCGCAAATGCCTCATTGATCTCAATCAAGTCGATGTCTTCTATCCGAAGTCCATTCTGTTTAAGCAACTTCCGCACCGTGGGTACTGGACCGATCCCCATGATGTTCGGATCCACGCCGGCAACAGCCATCGCGCGAACCGTACCGAGGATCTGAAGTCCGAGCTGCTCAGCCCTTCGCCTCGACATCAGCACCAATGCGGCGGCACCATCGTTGATCCCGGAGCTGTTCCCAGCCGTTACGGTGCCTCCCGGCTTAAAGACAGGCTTTAATTTTGCCAACCCTTCCAAGGTTGTCTCGCGCGGGTGTTCATCGGTGTCAAACAATCGTGTCTCCTTCCCGTCCGGCACCTCCAGTGGGAGAATTTGCTCCTTGAATCGGCCTTCACGCATCGCCTTCGCCATCTTCCGCTGGCTGTGGAAAGCAAATTCATCCTGCTCTTCCCGGGAAATTTGGTATTTCTCAGCCAAGTTTTCCGCGGTAATCCCCATCGATGGATTTCCAATGGCTTCCGTTGAAAGGCGCGGCGTGAAGAATTCGGGCGGTGTTCGTTGAAACGACTTCGTCGGACGGGCCATCAGATACGGTCTCCGGGTCATACTTTCCGCTCCGCCTGCCACGTAGACCTCCCCGCAGCCTGCCATAATCGCCTGTGCCGCCAGATTGATCGCGTTCATGCCCGTACCGCATTGGCGGTCAATCGTGAGACCGGTCACGCGCATCGGAAGACCCGCCTCCAGCAGGGCGAGGCGCGCAAAATTCCCTCCGCCAGCAAAGCAGTTCCCAAAAATCACGTCGTCGATCTCTTCGGGATCAATCCCCGCACGCCGAACGGCCTCACGAATCACCGCAGCGCCGAACTGATACGCATGTAGCTCCCGCAGTGCCCCAGCCTCTTTCGCGACCGCGGTGCGCACAGCAGACACGACGACTGCTTCCATACATCCCCATCCTTTCCCTGATCATTCTGGGCGGACCTTCACTCAGCGTACAAGGAGTTATCATGAACGGGATTGGTGACGCCATTGAAAGCCGCTCCATTCGGACAGTTTCCTTGAGCTTTCCTGCAAATACTGAATAGCTTGCGCCAGGTTTTCGTTTTGTAACTGAGTCGTAACAGCCAGACAACCCATCACCAAGTCTACCAACCCGAATCTGTTAAAGATCGGAACAGCGACCGCCGAGATCCCTAGGGTTAACTCGGCATGCGTCACCGCATACCCGTTCCGCCGAGTGTCCCGCAAGCTCTGGATGAATTGTTCCGCGTCCACAATCGTATTCGGTGTGAAGGCCGTCAAGCCTGCCTCGATGAACCGGTGCCACTCCTTCTCGTCATCAAACGCCAGGAAGCACTTTCCAAACGCGCCTCCCGTGATGGGAAACTGCTGACCTACAGAGATGGTGATCCGCACACTCTCATCTGGTGGTTCAGCAGAAGCGATGTAGATTAACCGATCGTTCTTCAGACGCTGCACCAACACGGAGGTAAATCCCGTCAACGCGGCGATCGACTTGAGCTCGGAGATTGCGTTGGCGACCGTGTCGTTTAATTCGGCCGCGCGGTTGCCGAGCGGAATTAAGTAGGGTCCGAGGTGATATTTTTTCATCTCCGCGTCGTACTTCACAAAATCTTCCTTCTCAAGTGTCCTTAGGACGCGTAGGCAGGTGGTTTTGTTGACTTCCAACTTTTCTGCGATGTCCTTCAGCGAGCAATTTCTGTATTTGTAACGACTGAGCAGTTTGAGAATCCGCGCCGCCAAGGAAACAGAAGGAACTTGATACTCCACTACAGTCCCTCATTTCGCTGTAATATGATTTTCGGAGGCAAAGGCTGCCCCGCGCGAAACGCTCTGCGAACCCGGGACATCAGCGGACAGAAAGGACCACGCCTTCGCAGGTGATGACGTCCCCGGGGCACACCATGCCGGTGAAACGAATGTTGAATTTGCTGAGATCTCCCTCTTCACCAACAAATTCCGTCAAATTTGTCCAACGAAAGCCATCGTCAGCATCCCATAAGCGATGACTCCGCCCAACCCTGCCTGCACCGTGAATTCCTCGACCGTGTGAATTGAATGAAAGTCTCCAGATGCTCCGGAATATATGACGGGACTGTGTCTTCGTAATTGGGTTTTAAAACGTGCTGTTATCAAAGAAATCTCCTCTGTAGATCACGGTGTACGAGCGCGGTGCACCATTTCCAGAGCTGAACGAACCTCTACCGATCAAGTGACGGAATGTTCAGCGATGTATATTTCCCGTCTTTGACAAATGCTGCAATGACCGGCCCTTTCAGATGACCAGTGGTCGAAATATCCGTCACACCGTAGGGTTTGTACTGTGCCGGCAAGGTCTTAATCGCTTCCGGCATCTTTGCCATGATGGACTTGACATCCGTCGTGGTTCCCGCTAGCTTCATCGCCTCTGCAAATACCCACATCGCTTGGTAATTCTGTGCGATTTCCGAATTTGGGACTTTATCTTGACCAAACTCCTTCTTAAAGGCGTCAACGAATTGCGTGGTACCCGGTCCCGGATAATTGACCAGCGGCATCACCCCGACAGCACCGTTTAACATGTTTTGCGGTACGATGCCGGCCATGTTCTCAAATTTCGCCTGATCCATTACGACAAATCCTCCTTTGAACCCTTGGTCGCGGGCAGCTTTGATCACCAGCGCGGTGGGCTGCGAAGGGCCGCCAACAAACAGGACGTCAGGATGTTCTGACAGCGCTTTGCTCACGACATTTGAGAAATCGGTCGTCGAATTGTAGTTGACTGAGTTATCGGAAAGAACTTGTCCCCCTAGTTCCTTCCAAACCTTGGTGAATCCTTCCTTCCATTTATTGCCATACGCTGTGGTCGTCGGGATCAATCCGAGCTTTTTCCCGAACTTCTGCATCTCAATCTGCGCAAACGGTTTAAAATAAGCGTCATAACGCGGCGGGATCATGGTGGTCAATGGGTTGTTCTGTTGAAGAATCAACGGTTCGCTACTGTAAGCGGCGAGGATGAAATTGGGTTGTTGTTTGGCATTAAACCCCTGGATGGCTAAGACACCGCCACTATGAGGACAGAAGACGATCGGGGTTTGGTACTGCCCAACGAGCCGTTTGGCATTCGTTGCAGCCTCATTCGGAAGATACTTATCATCGAGCGGAACGACCTTTAACTTCACCTTTTTCCCGTTGACGGTGATTCCACCGGAGGAATTGATCTGATTAACCGCCATCGTGATCCCATTCAAAACGTCCTTCCCGTAAAACGCGGCTCCTCCGCTGAGCGGCCCTGTATATCCAATGTTGACCTCTCCACCCGTGTCTCCAAATACACCGCAAGCGACAAGCGCCATCGAAATAAGAACTATAATGATCGATGCAGCAATCCTCTTACCCATTTTTACGTCCTCCCCTTTTTCATAGATATACAAGGGTTTTGAGTAACCCCGAACATCAACGAATGATAAGTCTCTAATGACACATAAGAACAGTAGCATATTGTTTAGAATATTATAAATATAATGAAAATAAATGTGTAAGTCTAAGTTTTCATCCCTAAATCCCAAGATAGGCTTCCTTCACACGCTCATCACCCAGCATTTCGTCGCGGGAGCCTTCCAACACAATTCGCCCGCTATTGATCACGTAAACACGATGCGCAATCCGAAGCGCCGCATGTGCGTTCTGTTCGGCCAGCAGGACTGTGGTCCCACGGCAATTGATCTTCTCAATGGCCTGCAGCATTTGGTCCACCACCAACGGGGCGAGTCCTAATGAGGGTTCATCCAACAGCAACAACCGCGGTCTTGCCATAAGCGCTCTGCCAATTGCGACCATTTGCTGTTGGCCACCGCTCAAGGAACCAGCAGGTTGATGCTTTTTTTCGAGGAGCACCGGGAAGAGGCTGAACACCTGTTCCAAAGCTTCTTTCACTGCGGCACTGTTCTTCCTCTGCGTATAAGCCCCAAGGGTCAGATTTTTGAGGACCGAAAGCTGCGGAAACAACAGTCTTCCCTCCGGACACTGTGAGACGCCCAACTTAACGACGGCATGCGCGGGGATGCCTGTTATATTCTTCCCGTCAAATTGAATTTGGCCAGCAGTTGGTTTGACGAGACCGCTAATGGCTCGGAACACGGTGCTTTTCCCTGAACCGTTTGAACCCAACAAAACCACCAGTTCCCCTTCTTGGACGGAGAAGTGGATGTCCTTGACTGCGTGGTAGCTCCCGTATTGGACCGTCAGATCAGAAACTTGCAGCAACGTGTTCCCCTCCCAAATAAGCCTTGATCACAGTCTCGTCGTTGCTCACCTCAGCCGGTGTCCCTTCTGCGATTTTCCGGCCGTGATGAAGTACAATGATTTTGTCTGCCAGCTTCATGACCATGGGCATTTTGTGTTCAATAAAACAAACCGTAAAACCATGCTGAACGAGCTTTTGAATGAGCTCCACCACACCGGCAGTTTCTTCCGGATTCAAGCCGCCTGCGATCTCATCCAAGAGAATCAACTGCGGTTCCGTGACGATACAAAGTGCAATCGCGATCCGTTTCTGAGCCTCCTGAGACACGGCACCGACGGGTTGATCGGCCAAATGGTCCACTCCAACGAACGCGAGCGCTTCCATTGCACGTTCCCGGCATTCCCGTTCTTCCCTTCGAAGACGTGGCGTTCGAAGGATTGCATCAAACAAGTTTGACCTCGTCCGCAACCGGTGACCGATGATCACGTTGTCCAAGACCGTCTCCTGAGCAAACAGATGAGTCGTCTGAAACGTCCGGGCTATGCCAAGCCGTGCGATCTTGTGGGCTGGGAGCTTTGTCACATCTGTATCGTTGAAGAAAATCCGGCCGGACGTCGGCAGGTGCATGCCGGAGATTAAATTGAACAGCGTAGACTTTCCTGCTCCGTTCGGTCCGATGATGGCGGTGATGGACCCTCTTTCTACCATGAAACTGACATCACTGACTGCTGCTAGACCACCGAATGTTTTGGTTATATTTTCTACTCGGAGAAACATGTTACACCCCCTCTTTCAAGTCGTCCAACGTTTCACCGTGTTCCAGATATCGCGCGGCCTTCGACCGCTGGCGGGGACGACGACCTACAAGGTGGGGTATCCCGGCCAAGCCCCCAGGAAATAAAATGATGAGAATCACCAATATCGGGCCGAAGATGAGCATCTGGTACTGTTGCAACACTTGCAAGAACTGGGTTAGCACAGCCACGATGAGGGACCCAAGAAGCGGCCCGGAGATGGACCCAATTCCGCCGACCAAAAGATACAACAGCATGTTGAACGTGGTGTCTACGCCCGTAACGTCCGGTCCCAAATACCCGAGGTAAGTGGCAAAAAGACCGCCAGCGACGCCTGCGAAACAAGTGGATAACATAAAAGCAATCCGCTTATTTCTCATCACGTGTATGCCGATGGCCGCAGCCAATTCCTCACTGTTGCGAACGGCCATAAGTGTCCGGCCGACGAGCGAGTGCTTGATACTGTAAGCGACATAGACAGCCGCGAACAAAAAAACAAGAACGAGATAATACTTGGCGATCCCGCTGTTGAACGAGATAGGACCAATTGGGTTCGGAGGCGGTATGTTGATTAGACCGACCTGGCCATTGGTCAAAGATTCCCATTTGTCGATGACCAAGTGGATGATGACTCCGACTGCCATCGTGAAAATGGCGAAATAGTGTCCTTTCGTCCGCAGAGAGACGATGCCGACCAAATACCCGATGACCAGGTTCAGAACGCACGCTACGAGCATCGCCAGCCAGAAAGAGAGGCCCATCCGAAGCATCAAGAGCGCGACCGTGTATGCCCCAATGCCGAAGAATCCAGCATGGCCTAAGGACAACTGCCCCGTATAACCGAGAATGATGTTCATCCCGTATACCGCAATCGCCCAGATGTAGCCCAAAGTAATCACTTGCAAGTAGTAGTCGTTCTGCACCAAAAACGGAATAGCGAGTGACAGGAGAATCAAAAAGCCAACCCACCACTTGCGAATATCTAAGGTACGATGTTTCAAAAGATCACGCTCCCTTTGAAAACAACCCGGCAGGACGTACGGATAAAAT encodes the following:
- a CDS encoding thiolase family protein encodes the protein MEAVVVSAVRTAVAKEAGALRELHAYQFGAAVIREAVRRAGIDPEEIDDVIFGNCFAGGGNFARLALLEAGLPMRVTGLTIDRQCGTGMNAINLAAQAIMAGCGEVYVAGGAESMTRRPYLMARPTKSFQRTPPEFFTPRLSTEAIGNPSMGITAENLAEKYQISREEQDEFAFHSQRKMAKAMREGRFKEQILPLEVPDGKETRLFDTDEHPRETTLEGLAKLKPVFKPGGTVTAGNSSGINDGAAALVLMSRRRAEQLGLQILGTVRAMAVAGVDPNIMGIGPVPTVRKLLKQNGLRIEDIDLIEINEAFAAQVLACDRELHFDPERLNVNGGAIAHGHPIAATGAILATKLLYEMKRTDAKLGLLTACVGGGQGIATLFER
- a CDS encoding IclR family transcriptional regulator is translated as MEYQVPSVSLAARILKLLSRYKYRNCSLKDIAEKLEVNKTTCLRVLRTLEKEDFVKYDAEMKKYHLGPYLIPLGNRAAELNDTVANAISELKSIAALTGFTSVLVQRLKNDRLIYIASAEPPDESVRITISVGQQFPITGGAFGKCFLAFDDEKEWHRFIEAGLTAFTPNTIVDAEQFIQSLRDTRRNGYAVTHAELTLGISAVAVPIFNRFGLVDLVMGCLAVTTQLQNENLAQAIQYLQESSRKLSEWSGFQWRHQSRS
- a CDS encoding MaoC/PaaZ C-terminal domain-containing protein, coding for MITARFKTQLRRHSPVIYSGASGDFHSIHTVEEFTVQAGLGGVIAYGMLTMAFVGQI
- a CDS encoding ABC transporter substrate-binding protein; the protein is MGFRDENLDLHIYFHYIYNILNNMLLFLCVIRDLSFVDVRGYSKPLYIYEKGEDVKMGKRIAASIIIVLISMALVACGVFGDTGGEVNIGYTGPLSGGAAFYGKDVLNGITMAVNQINSSGGITVNGKKVKLKVVPLDDKYLPNEAATNAKRLVGQYQTPIVFCPHSGGVLAIQGFNAKQQPNFILAAYSSEPLILQQNNPLTTMIPPRYDAYFKPFAQIEMQKFGKKLGLIPTTTAYGNKWKEGFTKVWKELGGQVLSDNSVNYNSTTDFSNVVSKALSEHPDVLFVGGPSQPTALVIKAARDQGFKGGFVVMDQAKFENMAGIVPQNMLNGAVGVMPLVNYPGPGTTQFVDAFKKEFGQDKVPNSEIAQNYQAMWVFAEAMKLAGTTTDVKSIMAKMPEAIKTLPAQYKPYGVTDISTTGHLKGPVIAAFVKDGKYTSLNIPSLDR
- a CDS encoding ABC transporter ATP-binding protein, encoding MLQVSDLTVQYGSYHAVKDIHFSVQEGELVVLLGSNGSGKSTVFRAISGLVKPTAGQIQFDGKNITGIPAHAVVKLGVSQCPEGRLLFPQLSVLKNLTLGAYTQRKNSAAVKEALEQVFSLFPVLLEKKHQPAGSLSGGQQQMVAIGRALMARPRLLLLDEPSLGLAPLVVDQMLQAIEKINCRGTTVLLAEQNAHAALRIAHRVYVINSGRIVLEGSRDEMLGDERVKEAYLGI
- a CDS encoding ABC transporter ATP-binding protein, whose amino-acid sequence is MFLRVENITKTFGGLAAVSDVSFMVERGSITAIIGPNGAGKSTLFNLISGMHLPTSGRIFFNDTDVTKLPAHKIARLGIARTFQTTHLFAQETVLDNVIIGHRLRTRSNLFDAILRTPRLRREERECRERAMEALAFVGVDHLADQPVGAVSQEAQKRIAIALCIVTEPQLILLDEIAGGLNPEETAGVVELIQKLVQHGFTVCFIEHKMPMVMKLADKIIVLHHGRKIAEGTPAEVSNDETVIKAYLGGEHVAASF
- a CDS encoding branched-chain amino acid ABC transporter permease is translated as MKHRTLDIRKWWVGFLILLSLAIPFLVQNDYYLQVITLGYIWAIAVYGMNIILGYTGQLSLGHAGFFGIGAYTVALLMLRMGLSFWLAMLVACVLNLVIGYLVGIVSLRTKGHYFAIFTMAVGVIIHLVIDKWESLTNGQVGLINIPPPNPIGPISFNSGIAKYYLVLVFLFAAVYVAYSIKHSLVGRTLMAVRNSEELAAAIGIHVMRNKRIAFMLSTCFAGVAGGLFATYLGYLGPDVTGVDTTFNMLLYLLVGGIGSISGPLLGSLIVAVLTQFLQVLQQYQMLIFGPILVILIILFPGGLAGIPHLVGRRPRQRSKAARYLEHGETLDDLKEGV